CGCGATCTGGAGCGCCCGGCACCGGGTGCTCGCGATACTCGGCTGGATCGCCTTCGTGGCCGCGACAGTGGTGCTCAGCGCCCAGTTCGGCACCCGTGAGGCGACCTCGGCCGAGCAGGGCAACGGCGACTCCGGCCGGGCCGACAAGATCGTTGAGGCGGCCGGGTTCCCGGTGCGGCCGGCCGGCGAGATGGTGCTGATCCAGAACCGGGCCGGCACCGACCGGGCCGCTGTCACCACCGAGGTGACCCGGACGCTGAAGACGCTTGCCGACGTCACCGACGTGCAGGAGGCCATCCAGTCACCCGACGGCCGGTCGACGCTGGTGGCGTTCAGCGTCAAGGGCGACCCGGAGACGGCGAAGGAGCGGGTCGGCCCCGCCCTGGACGCGGTGGCCGAGGTGCAGGCCGCCCACCCGGAGCTCTATGTCGCCGAGGCGGGGGACGCCAGCGGCGACAAGCTGATCGGTGACGAGTTGGACGCGGGCCTGTCCCGGCTCTCCATGCTCTCCATCCCGGTCACGCTCGGCATCCTGCTGGTGGCGTTCGGCGCGGTGGTGGCCGCGCTGCTGCCGGTCGGCCTGGCGGTGACCGCGGTGATCGCGGCGATCGGGCTGATGGCGGCCGGTAGCCGGTTCGCGCACACGGTGGACGCCACGACGCACGTGATGCTGCTGGTCGGGCTCGCCGTCGGCGTCGACTACTGCCTCTTCTACATCCGCCGGGAACGCGATGAGCGCCGGGCCGGCGCCGATCCGGACCGGGCCCTGATGATCGCCGCGCAGACCTCCGGGCGGTCGATCTGGATCTCCGGTCTCACCGTGATCGTGGCGATGGCCGGCATGTTCCTCACCCACGACACCACGTTCGTCAGCTTCGGGTTGGGCACCATCCTGGTGGTCGCGACGGCGGTGCTCGGCTCGCTCACCGTGCTGCCGGCCCTGCTCTCGGCGCTCGGCGACCGGGTCGACGCCATCAAGATCCCGGGTCTCTACCGCCGGCGCAGCGACGGCCGCTTCTGGACCGGGCTGCTGCGGCTCGTGCTGGCCCGGCCGCTGATCTCCACGCTGGTCGCGGTGGGCCTGCTCGGCCTGCTGGCCGCTCCGGTGCTGGACATGCGTACCCGCGGGCAGAACATCCTGGACGTCTCGCCGAAGGCGCCGGTGGTGCAGGCGTACCAGGCGGTCAGCGAGGCGTTCCCGAGCAAGACCTCGCCGGCGCAGGTGGTGGTGCGGGCGCCGGTCGTCAAGGGCAAGCAGTTCGACCAGGCCCTCGCCGACTTCAAGACGGCGGTCGGGCGCAGTGGCGGCAAGCTGGTCGAGCCGGTCGACGTCGAGGTCAACCCGGCCGGCACTGTCGCCATCGTCTCGGTCGGCCTGGCCGGCAACGGGGAGAACAAGGCGTCGACGGACGCGCTGAAGCTGCTGCGCGGCGACGTCGTGCCGGCCTCGTTCGGCCACCTGCCCGGTGCGACAGCGCTGGTGACCGGGGCCGCCGCGGGCAACGCCGACTTCAACCACCAGATGCAGAAGAGCCTGCCCTGGGTGTTCGGGTTCGTGCTCGGGCTCGCCTTCATCCTGCTGCTGGTGTCGTTCCGATCGGTGACCGTGGCGATCACCGGGGTGGTGCTCAACCTGCTCTCCGTCGCCGCCGCCTACGGCATGCTGGTCTTCGTCTTCCAGTACGGGCACTTCGACGAGCAACTCGGCTTCCTGCCCTCGGACGGCATCATCAACTGGATCCCGCTCTTCCTCTTCGTGATTCTTTTCGGACTCTCGATGGACTACCACGTGTTCGTGCTGAGCCGGATCCGCGAGGGGCACGACCGGGGACTGCCGACCCGGCAGGCGGTCAGCGAGGGCATCGGCCGCACGGCCGGCGTGATCACCAGCGCCGCGGTGGTGATGATGGCGGTGTTCGCGCTCTTCGCGACGCTGCCGCTGACCTCGACGAAGGAACTCGGGGTGGGGCTGGCGGCCGCGGTGCTGCTGGACGCCACGCTGGTCCGCGCGGTGCTGCTGCCGGCCGTGATGGCCCTGCTCGGCAAGGCGAACTGGTGGCTCCCGAGAGGGCTGCGCTGGCTGCCGGAGATCGCTCACGAGCCGCCGGCGCCGGTCGTCGAGCCGCGTGACGAGGAGCGCCGGCTGATGCCGGTGGGCTGAGATCCGCCGAAACGGTCCGGGTGCGCCGCGCATCCGGACCGCTTCGCGTCTGGGGTACGGCGGGGGCGGCGCTTCTAGGGGTCCGGCGGGTGCGGCGCTGGGGGTACGGCGGGGACGGCGCTTCTTCGGTTCAGCGGGGGCCGGGCTTGAGGGCGGCGCTTCTGGGCTGGGCGGGCGCGCTTCACGCGTACCGGAAATGGGGTGGATTTTGTGGGGGAGCGGTCAGAGCGCCTGGGCTGTGATGGCGCCGAGGCTTGCGGCGCCGAGGCCGGTGAGGAGGCTGACCAGCACATAGGCGACGGCGGTGGCCTGTTCGCCGCGGCGGGCGAAGGTGAGCGTCTCCCAGGAGAACGTGGAATAGGTGGTGAGCGCGCCGCAGAAACCGGTGCCGAGGAGCGCGGTCAGTCCCGGGGAGAGTGGCTGGCCGAGCAGGAACCCGAGGACCAGCGAGCCGACCGCGTTGACGGCGAGGGTGCCCCACGGGAAACCGGTGCCGTAGCGGGCCTGGACGTAGCGATCGGTCAGGTAGCGCAGCGGCGCCCCGATCGCCGCGCCGAGCGCGACCAGCAGCAGTGTCATCTCACGTCTCCCGCCGGGCCCGCGTCATCGGGCGTCGACCGGGGCCTCGTGCCGCGGGCGGGTGCCGAGTGCGGCGAGGGTGCTGCCGGCCCAGACGGCGAGGAGGGCGCCGGTGATCGTGGCGGCCAGATAGCCGAGCCCGATCGCGGGGGTGGCGTGCTGGACCTCGACCTCGGCGGTGGAGAACGTGGTGTAACCGCCGAGCAGGCCGGTGCCGAGGAAGAGCCGGGTCAGGCGGTGCCCCGGGCGGAAATGGGCGAGCAGGGTGAACAGGACGCCGATCAGGAAACAGCCGGAGACGTTGATCAGCCAGGTGGACCAGGGGAACTCGCTCGAGGTGTGTGGCCAGGCCGCGCCGATGGCGTAGCGGGCCAGCGCGCCGAGCACGCCGCCGGCCGAGACGGCGGCCAGCGCCCGGCGATCAACGTCGAGATCCATCACGGGCACGGTATCGCGCGGGCGGCCGGGGGGACGTGGCGGCGTCCTCCCCGGCCGGTTCCGGGCGCTTCGGGGCAGATCCACCGATCGCATGAAACGACCTGAAACAGGCGTTGTAAATGCCCGTTGACCTGTGCCTCAGCGGTTTCAACGTCCACTGTAGGCGACGATCTTGCACGGTGGTAATCCGGCCCGGCACGCTTTCTTGACGTAGTCTCGCGGCTCCGCAGCGTCGCATTCCGGGCCGGCCGGCGAGGTGATCTGGACCGGCCGCGCTACGAGTGGATGCAGGTGTTGCCGGTGGTGACAGTGAGCTCGCGGAGGGCCACGCCGGGGGCCTGCTCGACGAGAACCGGGGACCAGCTGTCGCCGGATCCGGCGCCGGCGATCCGGCAGTCGCGGACCTCGCAGTCGCGGTAGGCGAGCACGGTGACCACGCCGTCCACCTCGCTGCGGCCCCACCCGGCGATCCGGACCGCGTACCGGGGGCCGGACCAGCGCACGCACACGTCGCTCACCACGATGCGGGCGCCGACGTCCTCCGACGACGACACGAAGCGGTTGGTGTTGTCGCCGGGTAGCAGCCGGAAGCCCATCTCCACGTCGTGCAGGCAGGCGCCGGTCACCCGTACGTCGTGCACCGAGCTGAGGTAGAACCCCTCGGTCGCGTCCCGGACCCGCAGGTCGGAAACGGTCAGCCGGTGCGGGTGGTAGGTGGGGCCGACGATCGACGACACGTCGGCGCCGGCCGCGCCCCAGTGCACAGCGACCCCGGTGTACCCGCCGGTGACCAGCACGTCGTGCAGGACGACGTCGCGCACCGCGCCCATCACGCCGATCGCGTTCGCGGTGCGCAGCGGGCCGTGGTCGACGTGTACCCGGTGCACCTCGACCGCACTGATCCACTGCGGTTCGCCCGGGTAGAGGTACTCGCCGACGGTGAGGCCGGTGCCCCGGTCGCCGCCGTGCTCACCCGGGTCGGACGGGGCCGGCCGGAGCCCGAGGTCGCTGATCGCGACCTCGGAGCCGAGCACGTGCAGCACCGGATGCCCGGTCCGGGACTCGGAGATCAGCCAGGTGTTCTCGGCCGAGGCACCGCGCACCGTCCAGCCGCCGGGCACCCGCAGCCCCTCGGCCAGCCGGTGGTTGCCGGGCGGCAGCTCCAGCTTGCCGGGCGGCTGGGTGTCCAGCAGGTCCTGCAGGTTCCGGTGGTTCGCCACCGGGTCATCACCGAGGATCATGGTGCTCCGCTCAGGTGCCGGGAGGGGCCGCGAGTGTCAGGCCGGAGAAGAGGGCGCCGGGAGGGTGGCCGGGACCGGCATCAGCCGACAGGCGCGGACGCCGGGGCCGGGACCGGCTTGAGGCGCCAGGACAGCGTCGGCTGTGCCTGCGCCGAGCCGAGCAGCACCGGATTCGGCGCCGGCTCGGCGAACCGCAACGTGGCCACCCCGTCGGCGCCGCGGGACACCTCGACCGGCACCGGCTCGCCGGTGACCAGGTCGGTGGCCAGCACCCCGCTCAGCTCGCCGGGCCGCTGCGGGAGGGCCCGCACCGCCACCCGCCGGGCCGCCCGGGTCAGTTTGAACACGGCGCGGGCCGGTTTCTGCCGGGTCCACCGGTTGCCCGGGCTGACCGGCAGCGGCGGGGCGGCCGCCACCCCGGCCGATTCCAGCCGGTAGCCGAGCGCACCGCCCGGCTGCACGACAGCGAAGTCGCAGCCGCTGTGCCCGGGCGGGCCGCTGACCGGTTCCGGCTGGTCGGCTTCCCGCACCACGACGCTGTTGAGCCGCAGGCCGATCGCCGACCGCGGGCTGAGCCGCGCCGCCGCCCACTCCGGGTGCCGCGCCTCGGCCAGCTCCACGATCAGCATGCCGTCCTCGGCCAGCTCGCCGGCGGCCAGGTCGAAGCCGAGGGTGGCGGTGGCCGGCGCGGCGCTGCGCCAGCCCTGGCGCCGGGCCAGCACCACAGCGCCGCGGATCCGGCCCTGCACTCGGACCAGGACCAGCCGGGGCAGCTCGGGTGCGAGCCGGGACGGCCGTACCCGGTCGGACCACCAGCGGGTGGCCATCTCGTCCAGGCCGATCGAGACGGTGACCCGGACCGGTCCGCCGGTGCCGTTCACCTTGATCGCGACCGCGCCGAACTCGCCGGTGGCCCGGCTGACGATGCCGGTGCCCCGGATCATCTGGTCCAGGATCAGGATCGACGGGCTGGCCCCGCTGGTCAGGTTCAACGGGAGCGACGCGGCCACCGACGGCTCGTCGAAGTCGGTGCGGAAGTACGAGCCGACCCTCATGAGAGACCGGCCGGCGCGAGGGACTGGCCGGCCGGGGCCGCGGCGAGGTCGGTCCGGGTGAGCAGCGGCTCGCGCCGGGTCCACATCCGCGCCACCGTCTCGAACAGCGGGTCGGCGTCGCTCTCGATGTGCCGGAACGTCGCCCGCATCGACTTGAGCAGGATGTTCGGTCCCCAGACCTCCCACTGCGGCACCTGCGGGGTGACCACGTCCGAGCCGCTGCGGTAGAGCCACAGCCAGAGCCGGGCCCGTTGCACCTGCTCCTCGGTGACCAGCGGGACGCCGTCCTTGATCGCGTTGATGCTCTCGTCGAGCGTCTTGAAGTACGAGTCGGTCGAGTCGACCACCGTGGACAGCCCGCACGAACTCCACTCCGACCAGCCGGCCTGCACCACCGGAATGCCGTAGGCGGGCAGCTCGTTGCTCACGCTGCCGCGCACCGTGACGCCCAGGTCGGTCAGGCTCCACAGCGCGTTCTTGCTGAGCGTGGCGCTCGGCTGGAAGATCATGTGCCGGGACTTCTTGTGCTGCTTTGCCAGCTCGTCGAAGAAGCCGGTCGAGTCGTAGAGCCGCTGGCTCGGGTGGTCCAGGAACATCCACTGCGCGTCGGTCCGGGAGGCCGCCCAGTTCGCGGTGTCGGTGAACCACTCGGAGAGGCTGGGGAACAGCTCCCGGTTGGTGCCCAGCGCGTCCGACACGGCGTGGTTGAAGACCGCGATGATCGGCTTGTCCGGGTCGAACCCGAACCGGGCAGCGGCGTGGCTGCGCAGCAGGGCCCGCTCGGCCGGATTGTTCAGGTCGACCGAGGCGTTGGTGCCACCCCGCCACCAGCTTGGCCGGCCCAGGTTGACCTTGGCCCGCCAGGCGATCAGCTCGGTGGTCGGGCGCAGTTCCGCCCGGCGCGGCCAGACCCGGGTCTCGAAGATCTCGCCGATCTGCCGGGTCAGCTCACCGCGGAACGTCTCGGTGTGCGTGTCGTGCTCGGGGAAGAGCGCGTACGCCTTGAGGCAGCCGGTCTGCTGGGTGTGGATCACCGGGACGCCGGCCCGCCGCGCCACGTCCACCGCCAGACCCCACTGGTCGTAGTCGACGTGGCTGGTCACCAGCGCGACCACGTTCCGCTGCTGGAAGACGTCCGCGTAGTACGCGGCCAGCGCGTTGCCGTAGCGGACCCGCTCGGCCGGCGGGTTCTCCCGCATCCGGGGCAGCTTGGCCAGCCGGGCGTCGGTCGCCTTGATGTTGTCCATGACGTCGAAGGCCGGCTTGGCGTCCGACGCGCGGACGATGTCCCAGACGTCGATCACCTCGGAGGCGCCGTACGCCGTGCCGAACTCCCGCACCAGCGACACGTCGAAGCCCTGCCACAGCGTCTTCGCCCAGGCCTCCTCGACCCCCGTGAAGATCACCAGCCGGGCCGGCCGCACCCGGCGGATCGCGTTGGCCACCGCCAGGTTGCGCAGCGTGACCCGGATGTCCTGGTGGAACGCCTCCACCAGGATCACCCCGTCATCGGTGGCCGGTGGCAGGTTCTTCTGCCAGAACACCTCGGCCGCGTTGAGGAAGTGCTTCCACTCCTGCTTGTTCGCTTTCAGCTGCACGTCAGATCAGGTCCCAGGTCAGTGGAGTTCCCTTGGCGGCGTCGGTGCGGAAGACGCGACCGAGCACCTGGCCGATCGCGTCCGGCTCGAGGCCGCCGGTGGGCCGGATGGAGCGGACGTTCGCCTCGGTCACCGGCTCGCCGGCCTTGACGTCGGTCACCACGTAGAGCGAGCGGCGGAACCGCAGGCCCTCCTTCTCCGCCTCGGTCGGGCCGATGGCTGTGGTGCCCAGCGCCTGCCAGGCCCGCTCCGATTCCACCACGAGCGCGGCGAGCTCGCCCGGGTCGAGGGAGAACGCCGAGTCCACGCCGCCGTCGGCCCGGTCCAGCGTGACGTGCTTCTCGATCAGCACGGCGCCGAGCGCGACGGCCGCGATCGGCACGCCGATGCCCAGCGTGTGGTCGCTCAGGCCGATCGGCAGTCGCAGCGCCTCGGCCAGCACCGGGATGCGCCGCAGGTTCGTCGACTCCGGCGGAGCGGGGTAGGACGCGGTGCAGCTGAGCACGGTGATGTCGGTGGCGCCGGCGCCCCGCGCGGCGTCGACCGCCGCGGTGATCTCCCGGAGCGTCGCCATGCCGGTGGAGATGATGATCGGCTTGCCGGTCGAGGCGCAGAGCCGGATCAGCGGCAGGTCGGTGATCTCCGACGAGGCGATCTTGTAGCGCGGCGCGTCCAGTTTCTCCAGCAGCTCGACGGCTGTCGGGTCGAACGGGCTGGAGAACGCCTCGATGCCCCGCTCCCGGGCGCGCTCGAAGATCGGCGCGTGCCAGTCCCACGGGGTGTGCGCGCGGGTGTAGAGGTCGTAGAGGTACTCCCCGCCCCACAGCTCATGACCCGCGGAGAGCTGGAACCGCGGATGTCTGACGTCCACGGTGAGGGTGTCAGCGGTGTACGTCTGGATCTTGATGGCGTCCGCGCCCGCGTCCGCGGCGGCGTCCACCAGCTGCAACGCCCGGTCCAGGGAACCGTTGTGGTTCCCCGACATCTCCGCGACGATGTAGGGCTTCGTTCGACTCATTTCGCTCTCTCTGTCCAGACGACCGTCTTCGGGACCCCGTCGACCAGCCGTTCGTATCTGCGCGTCTCGCGGAAGCCGAAGCGCCGGTGCAGGGCGAGCACCTGCTTGTTCTCCTCGAGCGTCTCGCCGCCGAGGGTCTCCAGGCCGAGGGTGCCGAAGGCGTACTCGACGGCCTCCTGCTCCAGCCGCATCCAGGCCGGCAGCAGGCGCCGGCCGAGCCCCTCGACGTCGAGGTAGAACGACCAGGTGCTGCCGTTGAAGATGACCACCCCGGCCGGTACGCCGTCCTCCTCGTAGATCAGGACGTCGCCGCCGTGGCTCGCCCACCAGGCCGCGTGTTCGGCCGGCTGGATCTCGTGGGTGGTGAGGCTGACGGCGCGTACCGCCGGGTGGTTGCGCCAGCTCAGGACCTGGTCGCGGTCGGAATCGGTGGCGGGTCGAAGCACGCGGTCAACGTAGGGAGGTGGTTTGGACCGGTCGTGGAGTTGAGGAGAGGTCCGGGGAAACCGCAGGTGTCGGTTCGGTGGACCGCTTCCGGGAACCGGCCAGCCGATAGCCGGCCCGCAGCGCCGAGTACAGCGCGTAGCTGTTCGCGGCGACCAGCCGGTGTTTCAGTCCCGCGGCGCCGGCCGGTGGGCGGTGCCCGGCGGGCAGGTGCCGGCGGTACTGCCTGACGATGCCCCGGAAGAAGCGGCGGCGGCAGCTCGGGTGCATCCGGGAGTCGTTGCCGGCCACCACCAGCAGGTGATTGATCATCAGGGTGAACACCCGGGCCCGTACGCCGGGCGCGGCCCCCAGCCGATCGAGCCGCTCGTGCAGCTCGTCGTACTGCTCGAAGGCCTCGAAATGCCGCTCGCTGCGGGTCGCGGTGATCGACCCCGGCCGGCCGACCCGGTAGTGATAGCAGACCCGGTTCAGCACCTCGACGCGCTCGGCGGCGACCAGCACCGGGTTGCTGAACGGGACGTCCTCGTACCACCCGGCGGGGAAGCGCAGCTCGTGCTCGGTGAGCAGGCCCCGCCGCGTGATCCGGTTCCACGCGGTGTGCTGCAGGCCGAGCAGCCGGTCCAGGGTGGCCGGGCCGGCCAGCACCGGGGAGCTGGCGTCGGGTTCCAGCCGCCCGTCCTCGTGCTCGCGCAGGTGGTCGACGAGCAGCACGTCCGGCGCTGACGCGCGGAGCCGGTCCAGCACGGCGCGCACCGAGCCCGGTGGCAGCCGGTCGTCGCTGTCGACGAACCAGACGTAGCGCCCGGTGGCCTCGGCCAGGCCGGCGTTGCGGGCCAGCCCGAGACCGACGTTGCTGGACAGGTGCAGCACCCGCAGGCCGCCGTGCCGGGCCGCGTAGGCGTCCAGCATCGCGCCGCAGCCGTCCGGTGAGGCGTCGTCGACGGCGATCACCTCGACCGACGCGTTCTCCTCCGGCGTCAGACCGGCCCGGATGGAGTCGAGGCAGGCCAGGAGGAAATCCTCGACCGCGTAGACCGGCACCACGACGGTCAGCAGAACATCCATCCGTCAACCGTGCGGGATCAACGTGACGCCGAGGCGAACCGCACCTGAAGCAGGCCTGCGACGAAGACGAATTCACCCAGGTGAGGTCACTCCTGGCGAGGGAAGAGCAGGTCGTCCATCGCCGTGGCGGTCAACGGCTCGGCGAAGTAGTAGCCCTGCCCCAGCTCGCAGTTCCCGCCGGCCAGCTCGCTCAGCTGCCCGGCGTCCTCGATCCCCTCCGCCACCGTGGACAGCTGCAACGCCTGACCGAGCTGGATGATGCCCAGGGTCAGCGCGGCAGCGGCCGGCAGATCGCCGATGTCGTCGACGAACGACTTGTCGATCTTGATGATGTCCACCGGGAAGTTCCGCAGGTACGCCAGCGACGAGTACCCGGTCCCGAAGTCGTCGATGGCCAGCCGTACCCCGAGCGCCTTGATCTCCTCCAGCCGGCGCAACGTCTCCGGCCGGTGGTCCACCAGCAGCGACTCGGTCAACTCGATGATCAGGCAGCGGGCCGGCAGGCCGCTCTCGGCCAGCGCCGCCGCGACCAGTTGTGGCAGGTCGGCCCGCTCCAGCTGGACCGCGGAGAGGTTCACGCTGACGGTCAGCGGCGCCTGCCCGTCCCGCTGCGCGTTCCACCGGGCCGCCTGCCGGCACGCCTCGCGAAGCACCCACTCGCCGATCGGCACGATCAGCCCGGTCTCCTCGGCGAGCGGGATGAACTCCAGTGGCGGGATCATCCCGCGCTCCGGATGCTGCCAGCGAACCAGCGCCTCCAGCCCGGAGATCTCCTCGGTGCGCAGCCGTACGATCGGCTGGAACCGCAGCTCGAACTCGTGCCGCAGCACCGCCCGGCGCAGGTCCGCCTCCAGTTCCAGGTGCCGCTGGAACGACTCGCGCATGGCCGGCTCGAAGACCGCGAGCTGGTCCTTGCCCTGCTTCTTCGCCTCGGACATCGCCAGGTCCGCGCGGACCAGCAGGTCCTCCGCGTCCACCAGGCCGGACTCGGCGTACGCCACCCCGACGCTGCAGGAGGCGAACACCTCCCGCCCGTCCAGGTCGAACGGCTCCCGCAGCGCGTGCACGATCCGCCGGGCCACCTGGACCGCCGCCGGCTCGGTCACCACGGGCAGCAGCACCGCGAACTCGTCGCCGCCCAGCCGGGCCGCCGTGTCCCCGGCGCGCAGGCACTCGCGCAGCCGGTCGGCCACCGCGGCCAGCAACCGGTCACCGGTCGCGTGCCCGAGCGAGTCGTTCACCACCTTGAACCGGTCCAGGTCGACCAGCAGCGTGGCCACCCCACCGGCCCCGGTGGTGGCCAGCGCGTTCTCGGTACGGGTGCGGAACAGCGAGCGGTTGGCCAGCCCGGTCAGCGAGTCGTGGAACGCGTGGTTCATCTCGCGCAGCGTGCGCGCGTCGGTGATGGCCAGGCTGACGTGCTCGGCGAACGCCTGCAGGATCTCCTGCGAGGCCCGGTCCCACGCGCGGATTTCCTGGTAGGAGCCGACGAACAGGGCCCCGACAACGGTGCCGTCCTCGTGCACCGGCACCGCCATCACGCTCTTCAGCCGGGCCCGGACGATCTCCGGCACCGCGATCGGCGAGTTCGCGTAGTCGTCCACGGCGACCAGCTCGTCGCCCATGATCGCGAGCCCGGCGACACCCAGCGCGGCGACCGGCACCGCCTGCAGCCGTGGTACCGCCTCGTCCGGGACGCCGCGGCTGGCGATCAGGCTGGTCCGGGCCGGGTCGTCGAGGTCCAGCACGGTCAGCCCGGCCATCTCCACGTCCAGCAGCTCGGCCGCGCTCGCGGTGATCTGGTCCAGGACCCGGCGCAGCGGCTCGCGCCGGGCGATCGCCCGCTGCACCGAGCCGAGCTCGTCGAAGAGCCGCTGCCGGCGCTGCAACGAGGTGATCAGGCGGTCGTTCTCGGCGGCCTGCCGGCGCTCCATCTCGATCAGGTGCAGCGCCTGCAGGCTCAGTTCGAGGACCCGGGCCATGCCGCGGAGCAGGCACACCTCCTCGACGGTGAACGGCGTCCGGCGGCCGAGCACCAGCACGCCGGGGACGACGCCACCGAGGTGGGCCAGGGTGACCGCGTAGCGGCGGCCGTCGACCTCCAGGTCGGCGCGCCGACCGGCGGCGATCTCGGTCAGGGCGCCGGCCGGGATCCGTTCGGCGGACAGTCCGACCGCCGCGACCACACCTCCGTCGACAGTCAGCACGGCGAGGTCGGCGCCGAGCGCGCGAGCCGCGCATTCGACGGCGGCATGCTGGGCGGCGGCCTCATCGGGCCGATCTGCGACGACGGCGAGGAACTCCGTCAGCTGCTGGGTGGCGAGCACGTCGTTGCAGTCGGCGCGGGCGCACCGCAGTTGAGGAATTGCAACCCGGGGGCGTGTTCCGGAGCCCGGCCGGCGGTGTGCCAATCTGGTCACGAGCGGTCAGTGTGCCGTCACGTATGGTTGTCAAATTTCGGTTCGGTGGGCTGAATGGAGTCCGTGGGCACCGCTCAGGAACCTCCCCATCCGGCACCGTCCGGGCTCGCCCGTGGCCGGATCGGCGCGGTCTCCGCCGCCCTCTTCGGCGTTGCCGCCGCCGCGCCGATCGCCACCGTGGTCACCGTGGTCACCGTGAGCCCGCCGGTCCTGGCCGCCGGTGCCGGGCCGCTCGCGGCACTGTCGGTGGTCGCCGTCGCGGTCGTCCTGCTCCTTTTCGGTACGCCCTACGCCGCCATGATCCGCCGTACCCCGCACGCCGGAGCCACCTATCCGCAACTCGCCCGCGGTCTGGGTCGCCCCGCCGCGCTGGTCGGCGCCTGGCTCGCGCTGGCCGGGTACCACGCGATCCAATTCGGTCTATACGCCCTGCTCGGCCAGGCCGCCGCGCCGCTGCTGCACAGCTGGTTCGGGGTGACCGCCCCGTGGTGGCTGGTGGCCGGCGCCGGCTGGTTGCTGGTCACCCTCGGCGGCCTGCTGCGCGTGGAGTTCGCGGCCGGCGTGATCGCCCTGCTCACCGTCGCGGAGACGGCGGTGCTGGCCGGTCTAGCCGCGGCCGGCGTGCTCCGCCCGGCGGGTGGTGCCCCGATCCGGACCGGCACCTACCTGATCACTGACCCGGCGCGGCTGGACCGCTCGCTGCTCGGCCTGCTGCTCGCCGTCGCGGTGCTGGCCTTCGTCGGCTTCGAGACCGCGGCGACGTACGCCGAGGAGACCCGCGATCCGCGCCGCACCGCCGGCCGGGCCGCCCGCGGCGCGGTCCTGCTGCTCGCCCTGCTGCTGGCCGGTGTCACCTGGAGCCTGATCGTCGCGGCCGGCCCGGCCGGGGTGGCCGGGCGGGCCGCCGCCCGCGGACCCGAGTTGCTGTTCGCCCTGGCCGGCGAGCGGCTCGCCCCCTGGGCCGTCACGCTCGCCCGGCTGATGCTGGTCACCGGCCTGCTCGCGGCCATCCTGGCGGTGCACCACGCGCTCGCCCGGTACCTGTACGCACTCGGCCGGGAACGGGTGCTCCCCGGCGTACTGGGAAATGTCTCGCCGCGGACCGGCGCGCCGCGCGCCGCCGCCCTGACCCAGTCGCTCGTCGCGGGGGCCGCCCTGACCGGCGCCTACCTGGCCGGGGCGACGGCCTCGGCCCGGACCGCCCGCGCTCTGGTGGTCGGCGGCGGCCTGGCGATCCTGGTGTTGCTGCTGCTCACCGCGGTGGCGGCGCTGTTGCACCTGAACCGCGTCCCGGCCCGGGAAGGTGTCGGTACCCGGTTCTTCGCGCCCGTTCTGTCCATTGTGTCCCTTGGCGTGCTGCTCTACCTGGCCGGCCGCGACCTCGCCGCGCTGCTGGCGGTCCGCGCCGGCTCGCCGTGGGTGAGCGTGGTGCTCGGCGCGCTGGCCGGCTGCCTGGCGATCGGGCTGGCGCACGCGCTGGTGCTGCGGCTCGCCGATCCGGTGCGCTAC
This window of the Actinoplanes oblitus genome carries:
- a CDS encoding MMPL family transporter — encoded protein: METRGKVKGIAARAAIWSARHRVLAILGWIAFVAATVVLSAQFGTREATSAEQGNGDSGRADKIVEAAGFPVRPAGEMVLIQNRAGTDRAAVTTEVTRTLKTLADVTDVQEAIQSPDGRSTLVAFSVKGDPETAKERVGPALDAVAEVQAAHPELYVAEAGDASGDKLIGDELDAGLSRLSMLSIPVTLGILLVAFGAVVAALLPVGLAVTAVIAAIGLMAAGSRFAHTVDATTHVMLLVGLAVGVDYCLFYIRRERDERRAGADPDRALMIAAQTSGRSIWISGLTVIVAMAGMFLTHDTTFVSFGLGTILVVATAVLGSLTVLPALLSALGDRVDAIKIPGLYRRRSDGRFWTGLLRLVLARPLISTLVAVGLLGLLAAPVLDMRTRGQNILDVSPKAPVVQAYQAVSEAFPSKTSPAQVVVRAPVVKGKQFDQALADFKTAVGRSGGKLVEPVDVEVNPAGTVAIVSVGLAGNGENKASTDALKLLRGDVVPASFGHLPGATALVTGAAAGNADFNHQMQKSLPWVFGFVLGLAFILLLVSFRSVTVAITGVVLNLLSVAAAYGMLVFVFQYGHFDEQLGFLPSDGIINWIPLFLFVILFGLSMDYHVFVLSRIREGHDRGLPTRQAVSEGIGRTAGVITSAAVVMMAVFALFATLPLTSTKELGVGLAAAVLLDATLVRAVLLPAVMALLGKANWWLPRGLRWLPEIAHEPPAPVVEPRDEERRLMPVG
- the crcB gene encoding fluoride efflux transporter CrcB, with the translated sequence MTLLLVALGAAIGAPLRYLTDRYVQARYGTGFPWGTLAVNAVGSLVLGFLLGQPLSPGLTALLGTGFCGALTTYSTFSWETLTFARRGEQATAVAYVLVSLLTGLGAASLGAITAQAL
- a CDS encoding fluoride efflux transporter FluC, whose amino-acid sequence is MDLDVDRRALAAVSAGGVLGALARYAIGAAWPHTSSEFPWSTWLINVSGCFLIGVLFTLLAHFRPGHRLTRLFLGTGLLGGYTTFSTAEVEVQHATPAIGLGYLAATITGALLAVWAGSTLAALGTRPRHEAPVDAR
- a CDS encoding right-handed parallel beta-helix repeat-containing protein, with protein sequence MILGDDPVANHRNLQDLLDTQPPGKLELPPGNHRLAEGLRVPGGWTVRGASAENTWLISESRTGHPVLHVLGSEVAISDLGLRPAPSDPGEHGGDRGTGLTVGEYLYPGEPQWISAVEVHRVHVDHGPLRTANAIGVMGAVRDVVLHDVLVTGGYTGVAVHWGAAGADVSSIVGPTYHPHRLTVSDLRVRDATEGFYLSSVHDVRVTGACLHDVEMGFRLLPGDNTNRFVSSSEDVGARIVVSDVCVRWSGPRYAVRIAGWGRSEVDGVVTVLAYRDCEVRDCRIAGAGSGDSWSPVLVEQAPGVALRELTVTTGNTCIHS
- the pseI gene encoding pseudaminic acid synthase, with translation MSRTKPYIVAEMSGNHNGSLDRALQLVDAAADAGADAIKIQTYTADTLTVDVRHPRFQLSAGHELWGGEYLYDLYTRAHTPWDWHAPIFERARERGIEAFSSPFDPTAVELLEKLDAPRYKIASSEITDLPLIRLCASTGKPIIISTGMATLREITAAVDAARGAGATDITVLSCTASYPAPPESTNLRRIPVLAEALRLPIGLSDHTLGIGVPIAAVALGAVLIEKHVTLDRADGGVDSAFSLDPGELAALVVESERAWQALGTTAIGPTEAEKEGLRFRRSLYVVTDVKAGEPVTEANVRSIRPTGGLEPDAIGQVLGRVFRTDAAKGTPLTWDLI
- a CDS encoding GNAT family N-acetyltransferase, with protein sequence MLRPATDSDRDQVLSWRNHPAVRAVSLTTHEIQPAEHAAWWASHGGDVLIYEEDGVPAGVVIFNGSTWSFYLDVEGLGRRLLPAWMRLEQEAVEYAFGTLGLETLGGETLEENKQVLALHRRFGFRETRRYERLVDGVPKTVVWTERAK
- a CDS encoding glycosyltransferase, with protein sequence MDVLLTVVVPVYAVEDFLLACLDSIRAGLTPEENASVEVIAVDDASPDGCGAMLDAYAARHGGLRVLHLSSNVGLGLARNAGLAEATGRYVWFVDSDDRLPPGSVRAVLDRLRASAPDVLLVDHLREHEDGRLEPDASSPVLAGPATLDRLLGLQHTAWNRITRRGLLTEHELRFPAGWYEDVPFSNPVLVAAERVEVLNRVCYHYRVGRPGSITATRSERHFEAFEQYDELHERLDRLGAAPGVRARVFTLMINHLLVVAGNDSRMHPSCRRRFFRGIVRQYRRHLPAGHRPPAGAAGLKHRLVAANSYALYSALRAGYRLAGSRKRSTEPTPAVSPDLSSTPRPVQTTSLR